The segment AAATTCTTGCTCTAATACGAAACCCCAATTTTCAATACTTGCCGGATGCGACATTATTCCCATTGGAAATACGGAAATATGATAACTGGATTATTAGAGAGGCTTTGCACAATTGCATAGCACATCAGGACTACTTGATGGGGGGAAGAATCAATGTTGTGGAATATCCCGACAAATTAGTTTTCTCGAATCTGGGTGCATTCATTCCGGGCAATATAGAAGCGGTATTGCGTGAAAATGCGCCGCAAATCAAATACAGAAACCCTTTTCTTGCGCAAGCTATGGTAAACCTGAAGATGATTGAAACAATAGGCAGCGGCATCCCAAAAATGTTTCAAATACAGCGGAACCGGTTTTTCCCATTGCCTCATTACGAACTGAAAGAATCATCAGTTCAACTTACCGTTGATGGAAACATATTAGATCCGCGTTTCTCTCAATTGTTGCGCAGAAACCCGGAACTGGACCTGCCAACAGTTTTGACTTTAGATAAAGTGCAGAGGAGGCTATCCATACCAATAGATGAGGCAAAGAAACTGAAAAAGAAGGGACTTATTGAAGGCCGCTATCCCAACATATTTATCTCTGACACAATATCTGCCATTATGGAGCAAAAAGCGCAGTATTTCAGGAACAGAGCCTTTGACAACAGATACTATGAAGACATGATATTGGAGTTTGTGAAAAAACACAAAGTGGCTTCTCGTAGAGATATAAACGATTTATTGTTTGAAAAGCTGCCTGAGTTTATGACGGATAATAAAAAGCAGCAGAAAATCAGCAATATATTAACCGCCATGAGAAAAAAGAATGCAATCATTAACATTGGAACAGACAGGCATTCCGAGTGGGTTCCAGGTGCGAATTAAAAGAAAAAAAGAGAATATTAAAGGTAAAAGAGCATGTCTAAACTATTTATCCGACGGGATGTTAACAATGTTTTGCAGGAAATTTCAATGTTGTTAAAAGAACAGCGCGAAAGAACATATGCGGGATAAAACACACGGAAATCATGTATTTGATAGAATCTCGCTTGCGGATATGGGCAAATATTACGCTAGCGCTATTTTGGCTTCTGCCTTGCGATGGACTGGCGCTTCATTAAAAGAACTGGCGCCGTCATTCACTGTGTTATCTGTCAGGGGCAGTTCAGGCCATTTCCACCGATATGCTTCCCTCCGGGAGGCATAGTGCGGCAATTGCGATAATATCAATCGCGCTCAAATCGTTTTCACGGAGGCTTCAGTATGACTAAAGAGACCGGACCGCAGAACAAGGACCTTTTCGGCAATATAATCACGCGCGACATCGGCGAGGAGATGAAATCCTCCTATATAGACTACGCCATGAGCGTCATCGTGGGCCGCGCCCTGCCGGACGCGCGCGACGGGCTTAAACCCGTACACCGCCGCATCCTCTACACCATGCACGAGATGGGCGTGCGCCATAACAAGGCTTTCAAGAAATCCGCGCGCATCGTCGGCGACGTGCTGGGCAAATACCATCCGCACGGCGACATGTCCGTATACGACGCGCTGGTGCGCATGGCGCAGGATTTCAGCATACGGTATCCGCTTGTGCAGGGACAGGGAAACTTCGGCTCCATAGACGGCGACCCCGCCGCCGCCATGCGTTACACCGAGGTCCGGCTGGCCGCAGTGGCCGATGAACTGCTGGCCGACATAGACAAGGAAACCGTGCGCATGGTCCCCAACTACGACGGCTCGCTTATGGAGCCGTTCGTGCTGCCGGCCAAGCTGCCCAACCTGCTGGTAAACGGCAGCTCCGGCATAGCGGTGGGCATGGCCACAAACATACCGACGCACAACCTCTCGGAAGTCTGCGACGCGACCGTCGCTTACATAGAAAACCCCAACATAGACGTCAAAGAGCTTGCCAAGCTAATCAAGGGCCCGGATTTCCCGACGGCGGGCATAATACGCGGCAGGCAGGGAATACGGGATTATTTTGAGACGGGGCGCGGCTCGGTGCGGATACAGGGCAGGGCGGAAATTGAGGAGATGAAAGGCAACCGCGAGGCCATCATCATCACCGAAATCCCCTACCAGGTCAACAAAACCACTCTTATTGAAAACATAGCCCAGCTGGTGCGCGACAAGAAAATCGCCGACATCTCCGACCTGCGCGACGAATCCGACCGGCGCGGGATGAGAATTGTCATAGAAGTAAAGCGCGACGGCAACGCGCAGGTGGTCCTCAACCAGCTATACAAGCATACGCAGCTTGAAACCTCCTTCGGCGTCATCATGCTGGCGATTGTGGACGGCAAGCCGCGCGTCATGCCCATCAAAGAGGTGCTGGCGCATTATGTAAGCCACCGCAAGATCATCATTGCGGCGCGCACGCGGTTTGACCTTAACAAAGCCCTCGCGCGAGAGCATATATTGCAGGGCCTGCTTATCGCCATCAAAAACATGGACCGGGTGGTGCAAATCATCCGCAAGTCCGAGGATGCGCTGTCTGCCAAGCGCAAGCTGATGGACGAGTTTGAGCTTACCGATATTCAGGCTCAGGCCATTCTGGACATGCGGCTGCACCAGCTCACCCGGCTTGAAACTGACGCCATAGAGGCCGAGCGCAAAGAGCTTGCCAAACTGATAGAAGAACTGCGCGGCATTCTGGCCGACCCGAAAAAAGTCCTTAAAATCATAGTCTCCGAATTGGCCGAGCTGAAGGAAAAATACGGCGACAAGCGCCGCACCGAAATCACCAGCGAGGCGGCGGAGCTTACCCTTGAGGACATGGTCCCGCTGGAGGAAGTGGCAGTCAACATGTCGCACAGCGGCTATATAAAGCGCATTCCGCTAAACACTTACCGCGCGCAGAACCGGGGCGGCAAAGGCATCATCGGCGGCGAGACCAAAGAGGAGGATTTCATAGAACACCTCTTTGTAACCTCCAGCCACGCGACGATACTGTTTTTCACCACGCGGGGCAAGGTGTACTCGCTGCGCGCCTACGAAATTACCGAAGGCGGGCGCACCTCGCGCGGCAAGGCGATAGTAAACCTGCTGCAAATATCCGGCGAGGAGAAAATCACCTCCGCCATCGCCATACGGACATTTGAGGAAAACAAGGGCAAGGAGCATTACCTCACCATGTGCACCCGCAACGGCGTGGCAAAGCGCACCGCACTGTCGGAGTTTGAAAATATCCGCAGAAACGGCATCGCCGCCATAACCCTTGAAGACGGCGACGTGCTGGTGGACGTCCAGCTCACCAACGGCGCGATGGACATGATAATAGGCACCAAGGACGGCATGTCAATCCGCTTCCCGGAGAGCGAGGTCCGCTCCATGGGCCGCCAGGCCCAGGGCGTGCGCGGCATGCGGCTGGGCAAGGGCGACGTCGTCGTCGGCATGGAAGCGGCGGAGCCGAAAGCCTCCCCCGACCTTCTGACCGTCTGCGAAAACGGCTTCGGCAAGCGCACCGAGCTGGCCGAATACCGCGAGCAGCACCGCGGCGGCAGCGGCGTAATAACCATCAAGACCACAGAGCGCAACGGCATAGTGGTGGGCATCAAACTGGTTACGCCGGAAAAAGACCTGATGGTGATGACCGAAAAGGGCATGGCCGTAAGGCTGCGCTGCGAGCAGATACGGCAGACAGGCCGCAACGCGCAGGGCGTGCGCCTTGTAAAGATGGAAGAGAACGACAAAATCGCCAGCATAGCGCCGGTTGTAAGCGAGAAGGAAGAGGAGCGCATAGAAGGCGAAGCGGAAGCCGCCCCCGAACCAAAAGACGGCAAGCCCTCCGCCTGACCCCCCGCGCGGATAGCTTAGCCGGCGGCATAGAATTACTCTGCCGGAGGATGGCCAGCCATCCTCCGGCAGATTTTTAAGTTGAAGTTAAGCCGCGCGGAACATGAAATAGGCCGCGCCCATCAGGCAGAGGAAGGCCCATAAAAAATCCGTCCGCAAGGCCTGCTTCATGTACAGCATTGAAAACGCCGCGAAAACGCCCATCGTTATTATTTCCTGCATCACTTTCAACTGCGCCAGCGAAAAATACCGCGCCCCCATCCTGTTGGCCGGAACCTGAAAACAATATTCCAGAAAAGCGACGCTCCAGCTTGCCATTATGACCAGCAGTAGCGGCTTGTTTTTCATGTCCTTGAGATGGCCGTACCACGCATAGGTCATAAACGTGTTGGAGATTACAAGGAACACTATCGCGGATGCCCTGGTCATACGGAAACCGCCTCCTGCCGCGGCGAAGATGGGACCGGTTCGCTGTGGCGGGTGGCCAGATACGCCCCCGCCAGCGCGCAGGCCAGTCCGCCGGCCTGGTACAAATGAGCGCGCTCCATCCCCAGCGCTGCGGACAGGATGAACGTAAGCACCGGATAGGAAAGTATTATCACCGTGGCGCGCGAAAGCTCCATCCCCCGTATCGCCCGGTACCAGAACAGATTGCCTAGCCCGTTTACAATCAGCCCCGCCCAGACCACCACCGGCAGCACGGCGGCGGGCGGATTAACCGCCAGCGGACCCAATGCCGCCGCCACCGCCACAACCGGCAGCAGCGCAATTGAGGCGTAAAGCCCGCGCGCGGCGGCGATAAACTCCGGCCTTATTTCTTTTGGCAGCCTTTTAGCCGCCACATGGGAAAGCTGATAGAACACCGGCGCGATAAGCACCAGGCAGTCGCCGGTCCAGCGCGGGGTGAAACGCTCCCTGAAAGCTATCATCAACGTGCCGGTTATAACCAGCGCCGCGCCGGCGAATTTGACCGGCGTGAACTTTTCATGCAGCAGCAGGCGGGATAAAATCAGCGAATACACCACCTCCACCTGCGCGATGATGGCGGCATTGGCGGCTGTTGTGTATTTAAGCGCAAAACACAGCAGCGCCACCGGAACCGCGCCGCCGAAAAAGCCCATCACAAACAGCGGGAACATCAGCCTGCGCGAGAACAACCCCCGCAGCGCGCCGTTCCTTATAATCCACGGCAGGAAATACGCAAAGCCCAGCAGGGCGCAGCAGAAAGTCAGCGCGACGGGCGAGAGCCAGCGCACGGCATACGCCCATGCCAGCGGCGCGGTCGCGGTGAAAAACCAGTTTGTCCAAAGAGATGCTACGGGAGTCATCTTTCCAATATTATAGCATTCCGGGCCGGGCGGCGGGGCGGCCAGCGGCGAAACGCGGCCAGCCCCGGAGGGGCTGGCCGCGTTTGGATTGTGGCTGTCAGAACTTGTGCCAGAGCATCTGGTTTGTAACCTCGTGATGAAACAGCACTTCCGACGATTTCACTATGGAGCCAAGCTCCTTGGGGCTTCTCTCCGCAGCGGCCTGCTTGTAGGAGGCGTATTTCTCGTGAGAGGCGGCGCCCAGCGCGGACTTGATGAACTCGCTGGAGCGGAATATGCGCAACGCATCGTAAATATTGCCGGGCAGATAGCGGACGCGGTCGCGCTTGGTCTCGTCTTTGGTGAGCGGCTGGCCGTCCAGTATGGTTTTGAGCAGCGCATGCAGCGCCAGATACGGGTTGGCGTCCGGCGCGACGGAGCGGATTTCTATGCGCGCGGATTTCTCGTTTCCGGCGGGAATCCGTATCATGGAGCCCCTGTCCACCGGCGAGACTTTTATCTGGTTGGGGGCTTCGTAATGCGGGTCCAGCCGCCGGTAGGCGTTCACGCTGGGATTAAGCACCAGCGAGAGTTCCTGCGCGTGATTGAGTATGCGCGATATCGCATCCCACGCCACCGGGGACAAATTCCCCTCCCCCTTCGCGTCGTGGAATATGTTCTTGCCGCCCTTGAAGAAAGAGAGGTTCAGGTGCATCCCGCTGCCGTTTATGCCGGAGACGGGCTTTGGCAGGAAGGTGGCGGTCATCCCCATGTTGGCGGCGACCTGGCGGCAAACCAGCTTGTAGAGCTGTATCATGTCGCAGGCGCGCACCGCATGGGCGTAGGAGAAGTTAAGCTCAAACTGCGAGGGGGCGACTTCGGGATGGTCTTTTTCGTTGCGGAAGCCCATCGCGCGCTGCGCCTCGGCGGAGGCGTCAATGAACATCTTCAGCCGGTCCAGCGGGAGCGAGTTGAAATACCCGCCGGTGGAGATGAGGTCAAAACCCTTGACCTTGTCGTAATTCTGCTCGGCATTGAGGCCGTTTATAAGGAAGCCTTCCACCTCGGCGGAAACGTTTGCGGTGATGCCGCGCGTTTTTTTGAGGCCGGAGGCAAGCTCAAAAAGGCGGGCGCGGAAATCGGATTCATAGGGCGTCTTGTCGCGGTTTAAGACGGTGGCGAACATTATCACCTTGCCGGGGCCGAACACGTCGGAGGGAAGCCAGTATATGCTACTCCAGTCGGCTGCCAGGCGCAGGTCGGACTCCTTCTGCGCGGAAAACCCGCGTATGGACGAGCCGTCAAAAGTCAGGTTGTCCGCCGCGCGCAGAAAAAAATGCTTGTCATAATCCAGCATGTGGAAACGCCCTTCTATATCGGAAAAACAAAGCGTAACGGCTTTCAGATACTTCTCTTTTTCCAGATAGGCGCGGTGTTTCTTTTCAAGTTCCGCGGCAGGCAGGGTTTCCGCCGCCTCTACGGCGGAGAGATTCATGGCCTCCAGCTCATCATAGGGAATTTCCAGGAAGTTTTTGAGGGGCGCTTCCGTCCTTTGTTTAAGCATTTAACTGCCTCCTTTTAAGATATTAAATCGCCTTCCTAAGATAAAGTATAGCAGTTTTAAGCTAACTTGCAAGCGGCAAAACACACGAAAAGGCTCTGGAACAAGGCGGGAACAACTACCGGAAACTTTTTTGTTCCCTTTTCGTGTGTTTCGTGTGTTTCGTGGTTTGATGCCGTTTTTACTGTCGTTTGCCAATACGCCACAGCTTTTCAAAAAACGGGTGATGTCGTAGTAAAACATCATTGAAACAATGCGCCGGTTTTGCGACAATTGCGCTATGAGAAACGAATTATACCGCCGTTTTGAGCGATACGTCAAAATAGACACCAAATCCGACGAGGCTTCCAAAACCTGCCCCTCCACGCCTGGGCAGTTAAAGCTTGCCCGCCTTGCCGCGCAGGAAATGAAAGAAATCGGGCTTAAAAAAGTTTCGGTGGATAAAAACGGATATGTGCTGGGGGAACTGCCGGCAAACACCGCCAAAAAAGTCCCCGCGATAGGATTTATAGCCCATCTGGACACCGCGCCGGACGCCTCCGGCGCGAATGTAAAGCCGCAAATCCACCGCAATTACAAAGGCGGCCCAATCAAAATCGCCCCCGGCGTCATGCTGACGACTGCGGACTCGCCGGAGCTTAAGAAGTGCATCGGCGAGGACATTGTAACCGCCTCCGGAAAGACATTGCTGGGCGCGGATAACAAGGCGGGCATGGCGATAATACTGGCCGCCGCCAATTTCCTGAAAAACAATCCGCAAATAAAGCACGGCGCGCTTAAAATCGCCTTCACTCCGGACGAGGAAATAGGCCGCGGAGCAAACCGTTTTCCGCTGAAAAAATTCGGCGCGCATTGCGCCTACACCGTTGACGGCGACACCGCCGGCGTAATAGAGGACGAAACCTTCAACGCCGACGGCATCGCCATAACCGTTACCGGCAAGAGCGTGCATCCCGGCTCGGCCAAAAACGTTATGGCCAACGCCGTGCGCATAGCAGCCGACATCGCCGCCTCCTGGCCGGAGAACATGCTGCCAGAAACCACGGAAAAGCGGGAGGGTTTTATAATGTTCACCGCCTGCGCGGCAGGAATAGAATCTGCCGCACTGAAAGGCATAGCGCGCGAGCATGACCTCAAAAAACTCCGCGCGCTGGAAAAAATGCTGGAAGCCATAATCGCCGAAAAGCGGGTTAAATACCCCGCCGCGCGCATAGAGCTTAAATTCACCCAGCAGTACCGCAACATGAAAAGCGAGCTGGACAAGCATCCGCAGGTGATGGAACACGCGCTTGCCGCCATGAAAGAGGAAGGCATTGTCCCGCGCATAAAGCCGGTGCGCGGCGGCACCGACGGCGCGCGACTGTCTTTCATGGGGCTGCCGACGCCGAACATTTTCACCGGCGGCGCCTGTTTCCACGGCGACAGGGAATGGGTGTCGCTGCACGGCATGGAAAAATCCGCGCGCGCGGTAATAGCCATCCTGCGCCAGTGGGAACAGGCTTCCCGGTGAAAACGTTCCTGTTGCTTGTAATGTGCGCAGACATATGCCATGCCCAACCGCAGGACAAGCAAAAGGACAGTCTTTCACTTATTCACCCGCCTACTCTGTCTATTGCCACAGAAACACCGGAACCGGTTCTCTACCGTCTTTCGGTGGCGCGAAAACAAGATGGACATGAACCCGGCTATGGTCCCGCTTGCAAGGAATACGGCAAAGAGATGACATGTTTCCTGGCCAACCATCTAAACCTGAAAACCGGCGACGTAGAAATACTGTCCTATAGTACAAAGGAAACTACCGTTTGGGATAAAACCGGCCCTTACTCCATAAAAGATGCATTCAATGCCGTCTACTATGCGCTTTTGAAATCCGACACCAGGCCCGCCGCTTCAAAAATATGTCGCGAAGGCTTTGGCCTCACTGTTTCCGCCGTCCCCGAATTGCTGCCCTACATCCAGAACCGGCAATATTGCGAACGTGACAGCGATTGCGCAATACGCCAATCGCAATGCGAATACGACGCTTTCAATTATTACGAACCATTTGCTATCGCCTATGGCTGCGAGGATGGCGAACAATTTATGGCGGACGGGACAAATCCGCAGGATAAATGCAAAGCAGGAGAAAAGCCGGTTTTGGACTACCGCGGAGCGCAATGCGCAAATCACAAATGCCGTGTCAAAGCAAAGCGCGTTCTATGCGAGGCAGGGAAACCGGGACTAAACAGCAAATAAAGTATAATGTGAACACTCCGGCGGAGGTTTTATTATGAAAGGACATCCTAAAGGGCTTTACATGCTGTTCTCGGTGGAGTTGTGGGAGCGCTTCGGCTATTACGGAATGCGCGCGCTGCTCACGCTCTACATGGTGAAATACCTGATGTTTTCCACCGAAAAATCCGGCAGCGTCTACGGCTGGTTCACAGGGCTGGTCTATCTGGCCCCACTGCTGGGCGGCTACATAGCGGACAGATACCTGGGCCAGCGCAAGTGCATCACAATCGGCGCGATACTGATGTCGGCGGGATATTTCCTGCTGGGGTTTTCAAAAGAACTGTTTTTCCCCTCGCTGCTGACCATCATTCTGGGCAACGGATTTTTCAAGCCCAATATCTCCACCATTGTGGGAAAACTATACGAGCCGGGCGACCACAGGCGCGACGGCGGCTTCACCATTTTCTACATGGGCATAAATATCGGAGCGATGCTCTCGCCGCTTATAGCCGGATACCTGGGCGAGAATTTCGGCTGGCGTTACGGGTTCTGGTCCGCCTCGGTGGGAATGCTGGTCGGGCTTGCGATATTCCTGCTAAACAGCCGCAGCGCGCTGGGGAATTTGTGCATGGGGCCGGCGGCATGCTCGGCTCCCGGAGTGGAGGGCGAGCCGGTCCATAAAGCCAGCGAACCGCTGACTCTGGAGGAGAAGCAGCGCGTGGCGGTGATTTTCATACTCACCTTCTTTGCGATATTCTTCTGGGCCGCGTTTGAACAGGCGGGCACTTCGCTTACGCTGTTCGCGGACCGCTCCACCGACAGGACATTGTTCGGCTGGACTTTCCCGGCAAGCTGGTTCCAGGCGGTGAACCCGGTGTTTATCATACTGCTTGCGCTGCCATTTTCCCGGCTGTGGACCTGGATGGCAGACAAGGGCATCGAGCCGGTAACTCCCAAAAAATTCGCCTGGGGACTGGTGTTTCTGGGACTGGGGTTTGTGGTGATGATTTTTGCGGCCAGAGAGTACAAGGCGACGGGCGCGCCGATAAGTTTCATGTGGCTTTCGGCGGCGTATTTCCTGCACACCATCGGGGAACTGTGCCTCTCGCCGGTCGGGTTGTCCATGGTAACAAAGCTGGCTCCCGCTAAATTCGCATCGTTGCTGATGGGGACATGGTTCCTCTCCAGCGCGGCAGCCAATATCATCGGCGGTCGGTTCGCCGGCTGTTATGACAGCATGGAACTTTCGGTATTCTTTATGATACTGGCGGCGACGGCGTTCGTCTCCGCCTTCTTCCTGTTCCTGCTGGTAAAGCCGCTTAACCGCTGGATGCACGGGGTGCACTGATGCGGCAGCGTTTCACCGCCATAGTCCCGGTGGCCGGAGCGGGCACAAGGCTAAAGCCCCACACCAACACATTTCCCAAAGTGCTGCTGACCGTGGGCCACAAGCCGATACTGGGGCATATTCTGGACCAGCTTGAGGAAATAGGCAAACCGGAAATCCGCATGGTCATCGGCTACATGGGCGACAAAATCCGCGCCTATGTGGACAGCCGCTATCCCCATCTGAACGTAACCTATGTGGAGCAGCCGCAGCCGCGCGGACTGGGACATGCGGTATGGCTGGCGTCAAAAGGCGTTTCGGGCCCCGTTTTCATCCTGCTGGGCGACACAATCCTGGACGGCGACATGCGCCAGTTCATAGAATTCCGCGAAAGCCGCATCGGCGTGCGCGAGGTGGCGGACCCGCGCCGCTTCGGCGTGGTGGAGATAAAAGACGGCTTCGTAAGCTCCCTGGTTGAAAAACCGAAAGAACCTAAATCCAACCTGGCGATAGTGGGCGCGTATTCGTTCACCGACTGCGCCGCGCTGCGCAAAAATCTGGACGGGCTTATACGCTCCGGCAAGACCACCGGCGGGGAGATACAGCTTACAGACGCGATAATGAACATGGTCCGCCACGGCCTCAAAATACGCCCCGCCGGGATAGACGGCTGGCACGACTGCGGCAAGCCCGAAACCCTGCTGGAAACCAACCGCCACCTGCTCAACAAGCACAGGGCAAAATTCTCCCCGCGGCTGCCGGGCTGTCTGGTGGTTCCGCCGGTTTACATGGCAAAGACGGCCCGCGCGGAAAACTGCATCATCGGCCCTTATGTGTCGGTGGGGGAAGGCGCCAGAATATCCTCCTCCATAATAAGCGACACCATCATAAACGAAAACGCGCGCATAAGCAGCGCCATCCTGAACAATTCGCTTATAGGCCCAGGCGCGGCGCTGGCCGGCGCCGGCCAGCAGATAAATATCGGCGAGAATTCGGAAATCCTGCTGAACCCGAAAAGCCTGGCGGAATAGCTATCCCGCTATAATTCCCTCAACCACGCAGGTAAGGCCGCAGAACCTGTTGTATTTTCTGAACGGCATCTCCAGCCGTATCAGCCGTTCCAGAATAAACGAGAGCGCTTTGCCGTTGTCTTTCATGTCGGAGACCGGCTTGCCGCCGCGCCTTAAACGGCGCATAAGCCAGACGAGAGGAAATATCCCGGCGTATATATAGTATCCCCTTTCCAGACGGATGCCGGCTCCCTCCGCCGTTTTCTCCAGTTGCGAGAGAGTATAGCGCCTTTTATGTTCCAAAAACACGTCATGGGCGGACCACAGGCCCATAAAAGCGGGAACCGTTATAAACACCCTGTTCCCCCCCCGGCAGCGGGAAACCACATCCCGCAGGAATCCGGCGTCATCGTCTATATGCTCAAGAACATCCATCAGCACAATCAGGGAACGCCGGATGTCCGCTGGCATTTGCCGAAGGGTAATCAGTTGCCCGGAAATGCGGCTGTCCCCCGCCGAGGTTTCGGATTCATAGGCCGCATCAACCCTGATTATATTTTCTATTTTCCCGCGGCCATGCCCGGCCAGATAATCGGAGAAACAGCCGGAGCCCGCGCCGATATCCACCACATTCACCGGCGACATTATGCGCGCCGTCCTGTCAAAATATTCGGCCAGCGGAATCCGTTTGGTGCGGTAATACCAGTGATTTTCGGGACGCACGCCGCTGTTGTGTTCCTTAATATCCATTCAGTTTCCGCAGCTTCATCTGAAACTGCGCCAGATGCAGCGCCATTACAAGCGGATCCTTAATCAAAGAGACCTTGGAGCCCGGAACCTCCCGCCAGCTCACCGGCATTTCCAGGATTTTCTCCCCGGCGGCCAGCATGGAAAAAAGCAGTTGCGTGTCCCAGACCCAGCGGCAATCCGTCGGCGCGTTCAAATGCCGGGCCAGCGCGTCCCGCCTGAAAATTTTGAGGCCGCACTGGGAATCATATATTCCCGCCCCCGAAACCAGCGAAACAAATGTGGCAAACACCCTGCCCGCGTAATGGCGCAGAGGATTGCGGTTTACGTCGTAACCCAGCATCTTGACGCGCGCGCCGGTAATTGCCGCAAAGCCCTTGCCGGAACCGCAATGCAATTCCCGCAGCGCGCGCGCCAGTTCCGGCAGGGGAACAGACCCGTCGGCGTCTATAAACCCCATATAATCACGGTCCGTGCTCAGTCCCTTTTCAAACCCGAACCTGAGCGCGGCGCCTTTCCCGCAATTTTTGTCCCGGCGGGAGAAAGATACTTTGTCCGGCAAGCCAAGCCCGCTTACCAGAGCGGACATTTTCCCGCTTTCCTCGGGGAGGCTGCCGTCGTCCACCACCAGGAACTCAATATCGGCCTGGCCGGCGGCATTAAAATCCCTGATTTCCGAAAGCAAATTCCCCAGCCGTCCGGACTCGTTATACGCCGGAATGACAATAAAAGCCCTGGGCGCGCCATTTAATGAAAGCTGCATAAGTTGATGATAACACATAATTCATCAGGACCAGCCCCGCCGGCTGTACAGGAAAGCGAAGCCGCCGCGCTCCGCGATGAACGAAAGGGAATCCTGCTCCGGGTTGCCGCTGTAACCGGCCTCGCGCCAGAGGCCTTTGCGCGAATGGTGAATCCCCCGCACGGCGGAAATTCTCCATCCCGCGGCGACAACCTCGTCGCCGGGCCAGAGCCTGCGGATTTGCGTACCGGCGGTTTGCAGCCGCAGCAGCTCCTTTTCAAGCTCCGGCGCAAGCGGGCCGTGCGGCAGATAAACCGCGCCTATCGCGGCATTGCGTCCCAGCCCGGCCAGCCCGCGCCAGGAACTTTCCGAAAGCGAGGATAAAAGCAAAACATCTATCTCCCTGCCGCCGGATTCCAAGACGGCCCTGAAAAGAGCGTCCCCCTTGAATCCGCAGTCCGCCATCACAAGGCCGAGG is part of the Elusimicrobiales bacterium genome and harbors:
- a CDS encoding ATP-binding protein is translated as MTDTELNKKLNELLSRHETECLEFKEAANDFSFEKLGEYFSALSNEANLAGCPNSWLVLGIEDRTRSIVGTSFKKGKLTALPNDFSVHTTGNICFQPFELTRDGKRVILLKIPAAPQGIPIAWQGHYYARHGASLVALDINKLETIRRQIMPDWSARVIEEASIDMLDKDAIAFAREQFLPGNPEAAEWDTRTFLNKAKLTIRDKITNTAILLLGASESEHFLSPAMAKITWVSKEQNSLNSDQYEHFHPPFLLNTDKILALIRNPNFQYLPDATLFPLEIRKYDNWIIREALHNCIAHQDYLMGGRINVVEYPDKLVFSNLGAFIPGNIEAVLRENAPQIKYRNPFLAQAMVNLKMIETIGSGIPKMFQIQRNRFFPLPHYELKESSVQLTVDGNILDPRFSQLLRRNPELDLPTVLTLDKVQRRLSIPIDEAKKLKKKGLIEGRYPNIFISDTISAIMEQKAQYFRNRAFDNRYYEDMILEFVKKHKVASRRDINDLLFEKLPEFMTDNKKQQKISNILTAMRKKNAIINIGTDRHSEWVPGAN
- the gyrA gene encoding DNA gyrase subunit A, translated to MTKETGPQNKDLFGNIITRDIGEEMKSSYIDYAMSVIVGRALPDARDGLKPVHRRILYTMHEMGVRHNKAFKKSARIVGDVLGKYHPHGDMSVYDALVRMAQDFSIRYPLVQGQGNFGSIDGDPAAAMRYTEVRLAAVADELLADIDKETVRMVPNYDGSLMEPFVLPAKLPNLLVNGSSGIAVGMATNIPTHNLSEVCDATVAYIENPNIDVKELAKLIKGPDFPTAGIIRGRQGIRDYFETGRGSVRIQGRAEIEEMKGNREAIIITEIPYQVNKTTLIENIAQLVRDKKIADISDLRDESDRRGMRIVIEVKRDGNAQVVLNQLYKHTQLETSFGVIMLAIVDGKPRVMPIKEVLAHYVSHRKIIIAARTRFDLNKALAREHILQGLLIAIKNMDRVVQIIRKSEDALSAKRKLMDEFELTDIQAQAILDMRLHQLTRLETDAIEAERKELAKLIEELRGILADPKKVLKIIVSELAELKEKYGDKRRTEITSEAAELTLEDMVPLEEVAVNMSHSGYIKRIPLNTYRAQNRGGKGIIGGETKEEDFIEHLFVTSSHATILFFTTRGKVYSLRAYEITEGGRTSRGKAIVNLLQISGEEKITSAIAIRTFEENKGKEHYLTMCTRNGVAKRTALSEFENIRRNGIAAITLEDGDVLVDVQLTNGAMDMIIGTKDGMSIRFPESEVRSMGRQAQGVRGMRLGKGDVVVGMEAAEPKASPDLLTVCENGFGKRTELAEYREQHRGGSGVITIKTTERNGIVVGIKLVTPEKDLMVMTEKGMAVRLRCEQIRQTGRNAQGVRLVKMEENDKIASIAPVVSEKEEERIEGEAEAAPEPKDGKPSA
- a CDS encoding DMT family protein; its protein translation is MTRASAIVFLVISNTFMTYAWYGHLKDMKNKPLLLVIMASWSVAFLEYCFQVPANRMGARYFSLAQLKVMQEIITMGVFAAFSMLYMKQALRTDFLWAFLCLMGAAYFMFRAA
- a CDS encoding DMT family transporter; translation: MTPVASLWTNWFFTATAPLAWAYAVRWLSPVALTFCCALLGFAYFLPWIIRNGALRGLFSRRLMFPLFVMGFFGGAVPVALLCFALKYTTAANAAIIAQVEVVYSLILSRLLLHEKFTPVKFAGAALVITGTLMIAFRERFTPRWTGDCLVLIAPVFYQLSHVAAKRLPKEIRPEFIAAARGLYASIALLPVVAVAAALGPLAVNPPAAVLPVVVWAGLIVNGLGNLFWYRAIRGMELSRATVIILSYPVLTFILSAALGMERAHLYQAGGLACALAGAYLATRHSEPVPSSPRQEAVSV
- a CDS encoding glutamine synthetase family protein, which gives rise to MLKQRTEAPLKNFLEIPYDELEAMNLSAVEAAETLPAAELEKKHRAYLEKEKYLKAVTLCFSDIEGRFHMLDYDKHFFLRAADNLTFDGSSIRGFSAQKESDLRLAADWSSIYWLPSDVFGPGKVIMFATVLNRDKTPYESDFRARLFELASGLKKTRGITANVSAEVEGFLINGLNAEQNYDKVKGFDLISTGGYFNSLPLDRLKMFIDASAEAQRAMGFRNEKDHPEVAPSQFELNFSYAHAVRACDMIQLYKLVCRQVAANMGMTATFLPKPVSGINGSGMHLNLSFFKGGKNIFHDAKGEGNLSPVAWDAISRILNHAQELSLVLNPSVNAYRRLDPHYEAPNQIKVSPVDRGSMIRIPAGNEKSARIEIRSVAPDANPYLALHALLKTILDGQPLTKDETKRDRVRYLPGNIYDALRIFRSSEFIKSALGAASHEKYASYKQAAAERSPKELGSIVKSSEVLFHHEVTNQMLWHKF